A window from Terriglobia bacterium encodes these proteins:
- a CDS encoding KpsF/GutQ family sugar-phosphate isomerase: MPGRGGAAVARETARRVLEVEAKAVADLVGRLDESFDEAVTMLVACRGRIVVTGMGKSGIIAQKIAATLASTGTPAYFMHPAEAIHGDLGMIVAGDLVLALSNSGETEEIVRLLEVLRRLGASLVALSGDPRSTLARHADVHLDVGVHREAGSLEIVPTASTTAALAMGDALAVACYERRGFSAKDFARIHPGGRLGRAVLTAAELMHTGDGIPAVHESSPMPDTIRIMSEKQLGMTCVVDGDGRLVGLVTDGDLRRFMLRSERPLESTAGDAMTRSPVTLPPDGLATAALRIMEERKITSLPVVDAARRVIGVIHLHDLWRTQLF, translated from the coding sequence ATGCCGGGCCGTGGGGGTGCAGCCGTGGCGCGAGAGACCGCACGCCGGGTCCTGGAAGTCGAGGCCAAGGCCGTCGCCGATCTGGTCGGACGGCTTGACGAGAGTTTCGACGAGGCCGTGACCATGCTGGTCGCGTGCCGGGGACGGATCGTCGTCACCGGCATGGGCAAGTCGGGCATCATCGCCCAGAAGATCGCGGCGACCCTGGCGTCCACCGGCACTCCCGCCTATTTCATGCACCCCGCGGAAGCGATCCACGGCGACCTCGGAATGATCGTCGCCGGCGACCTGGTGCTCGCGCTGTCGAACTCCGGCGAGACCGAGGAGATCGTCCGGCTGCTGGAAGTCCTGAGGAGACTGGGCGCGTCCCTCGTGGCGTTGAGCGGCGACCCGCGGTCCACGCTCGCCCGCCACGCCGACGTCCACTTGGACGTGGGGGTCCATCGCGAGGCGGGAAGCCTCGAGATCGTCCCCACGGCTTCCACGACCGCCGCCCTGGCCATGGGAGACGCCTTGGCCGTGGCGTGCTACGAGCGCCGCGGGTTCTCCGCCAAGGACTTCGCGCGAATCCACCCGGGCGGCCGGCTCGGACGGGCCGTCCTGACCGCGGCGGAGCTGATGCACACCGGCGACGGGATCCCCGCGGTCCACGAGTCGTCGCCGATGCCTGACACGATCCGAATCATGTCGGAAAAGCAGCTCGGGATGACCTGCGTCGTCGATGGCGACGGCCGGCTGGTCGGCCTCGTGACCGACGGCGACTTGCGGCGGTTCATGCTCCGGTCCGAGCGCCCCCTCGAGTCCACCGCCGGCGACGCGATGACCCGCTCGCCGGTGACCCTCCCGCCCGACGGGCTGGCCACGGCCGCGCTCCGCATCATGGAAGAGCGAAAGATCACATCGCTCCCCGTCGTGGACGCCGCGCGGCGGGTGATCGGGGTGATCCACCTCCACGACCTCTGGAGAACCCAGCTCTTCTAG
- a CDS encoding CTP synthase, with protein sequence MKSKRGTKYIFVTGGVVSSLGKGLAAASIGRILEGRGFDVTLQKLDPYINVDPGTMSPFQHGEVFVTDDGTETDLDLGHYERFTSMVANRNNNYTTGKIYARVIEKERRGDYLGATVQVIPHITDEIKESILTVSEGHDIQLVEIGGTVGDIESLPFLEAIRQFRLDVGRNNAIFIHLTLVPWIAASGELKTKPTQHSVRELRAIGIQADLLLCRCDRPVPAELKRKIALFCNVSEDAVITARDVESIYEVPLTLSGEGIDEIIMKFLDLPYRPRNLKAWEDLVDRIRHPADEVTIGIVGKYVAYEDSYKSLNEALIHGGVASNLRVRLRWIEAEDMLDGKLESELAQVDGILVPGGFGIRGVAGMVEAIRYARERRIPFLGICLGLQCAVIECARNLCGLEGADSTEFNEGTPHRVIYKLRDLLGVEEMGGTMRLGSYPADLAEGSFARAAYGAPRIGERHRHRYEVNQEYLPRLTAAGLRVTGLSPDGKFVEIVEYDDHPWFLACQFHPEYKSRPLDAHPLFREFIAASYRHRRARRGASAAAAAVSSGEAGR encoded by the coding sequence ATGAAGAGCAAGCGCGGAACCAAGTACATCTTCGTGACGGGCGGGGTCGTCTCGTCCTTGGGGAAGGGGCTGGCGGCGGCCTCGATCGGGCGGATCCTCGAGGGGCGCGGGTTCGACGTGACGCTGCAGAAGCTCGATCCGTACATCAACGTCGATCCGGGCACGATGAGCCCGTTCCAGCACGGGGAGGTCTTCGTCACCGACGACGGCACCGAGACGGATCTCGATCTCGGCCACTACGAGCGCTTCACGTCCATGGTCGCCAACCGCAACAACAACTACACCACCGGGAAGATCTACGCGAGGGTCATCGAGAAGGAGCGACGGGGCGACTATCTCGGAGCGACGGTGCAGGTGATCCCGCACATCACCGACGAGATCAAGGAATCCATCCTGACGGTCTCCGAGGGGCACGACATCCAGCTGGTGGAGATCGGCGGGACCGTGGGCGACATCGAGTCGCTCCCGTTCCTCGAGGCGATTCGACAGTTCCGGCTGGACGTGGGGCGAAACAACGCGATCTTCATTCACCTCACCCTGGTGCCGTGGATCGCCGCGTCGGGAGAGCTGAAGACGAAGCCGACCCAGCACTCGGTGCGCGAGCTCCGCGCCATCGGCATCCAGGCGGACCTCCTCCTCTGCCGGTGCGACCGGCCGGTCCCCGCCGAGCTCAAGCGGAAGATCGCGCTGTTCTGCAACGTGTCGGAGGACGCGGTGATCACCGCCCGGGACGTCGAGTCGATCTACGAGGTGCCGCTCACCCTCTCGGGCGAAGGGATCGACGAGATCATCATGAAGTTCCTCGACCTTCCCTACCGCCCGCGGAACCTGAAGGCGTGGGAGGACCTCGTGGACCGGATCCGGCACCCGGCGGACGAGGTCACCATCGGGATCGTGGGGAAATACGTCGCGTACGAGGATTCGTACAAGTCCTTGAACGAGGCGCTGATCCACGGCGGCGTGGCCTCGAACCTCAGGGTGCGGCTGCGGTGGATCGAGGCCGAGGACATGCTCGACGGGAAGCTCGAGTCGGAGCTCGCGCAGGTGGACGGGATCCTCGTGCCGGGTGGCTTCGGCATCCGCGGCGTCGCCGGGATGGTCGAGGCGATCCGTTACGCGCGGGAGCGGAGGATCCCGTTCCTCGGGATCTGCCTCGGCCTGCAGTGCGCGGTCATCGAGTGCGCGCGCAACCTGTGCGGCCTCGAGGGAGCGGACTCCACCGAATTCAACGAGGGAACGCCGCACCGGGTGATCTACAAGCTCCGCGATCTCCTCGGCGTCGAGGAGATGGGCGGTACCATGCGGCTGGGGTCGTACCCCGCGGACCTCGCCGAGGGCTCATTCGCCCGGGCGGCGTACGGCGCCCCGCGCATCGGCGAGCGGCACCGGCACCGCTACGAGGTCAACCAGGAGTATCTGCCGCGGCTCACGGCCGCGGGGCTTCGGGTGACCGGCCTCTCCCCGGACGGGAAGTTCGTCGAGATCGTCGAATACGACGACCACCCGTGGTTCCTGGCGTGCCAGTTCCACCCCGAGTACAAGTCCCGGCCGCTCGACGCCCATCCCCTGTTCCGGGAGTTCATCGCGGCCTCGTACCGCCACCGACGGGCCCGCCGCGGCGCGTCCGCGGCGGCGGCCGCCGTTTCCTCCGGCGAGGCAGGCCGCTGA
- the kdsB gene encoding 3-deoxy-manno-octulosonate cytidylyltransferase, which yields MLALGVIPARFASTRFPGKPLAPLGGRTLLERVWRRASAARRIERLVVATDDERIAEASRTFGAEAILTSASHASGTDRVAEAVLGLERSFAVIVNVQGDEPFVTGTSLDLLVDAFEGERPPEMATLAEPLLSADELFDPNVVKVVTAMDGRALYFSRAPIPYHRGRGARLAADFRGPLAARPGGLVGYRKHQGIYAYRRETLLALTRLRPSPLERDEGLEQLRALEAGVAIRVLDSDFRSVAVDTPEDLVRAESLLAGAHER from the coding sequence GTGCTCGCCCTGGGTGTGATCCCCGCGCGCTTCGCCTCCACCCGCTTTCCAGGCAAACCCCTCGCTCCCCTCGGCGGCCGGACGCTCCTCGAACGGGTGTGGCGGCGCGCGAGCGCCGCGCGGAGGATCGAGCGCCTCGTGGTCGCCACCGACGACGAGCGGATCGCGGAGGCCTCTCGGACCTTCGGCGCGGAAGCGATCCTGACTTCCGCCAGCCACGCCTCCGGCACCGACCGCGTGGCGGAAGCGGTCCTCGGGCTCGAGCGCTCCTTCGCGGTGATCGTGAACGTCCAGGGAGACGAGCCGTTCGTGACCGGCACGAGCCTCGACCTCCTGGTGGACGCCTTCGAGGGCGAGCGCCCGCCGGAGATGGCGACCCTCGCCGAGCCGCTCCTGAGCGCGGACGAGCTGTTCGACCCGAACGTGGTCAAGGTGGTGACCGCGATGGACGGCCGAGCCCTCTACTTCTCCCGGGCGCCGATTCCCTACCATCGCGGGAGAGGGGCGCGGCTCGCCGCCGATTTCCGCGGGCCGCTCGCGGCGCGACCCGGCGGCCTCGTCGGCTATCGCAAGCACCAGGGCATCTACGCCTACCGGCGCGAGACGCTGCTGGCCCTGACGCGGCTCCGGCCGTCGCCGCTCGAGAGGGACGAAGGTCTCGAGCAACTGCGAGCCCTCGAGGCCGGCGTCGCGATCCGAGTGCTGGATTCCGATTTTCGTTCCGTGGCGGTGGACACGCCCGAGGACCTCGTCCGGGCGGAGTCGCTGCTGGCGGGGGCCCACGAGAGATGA
- a CDS encoding response regulator — protein sequence MSERFRVLLIDDNPDDRSLVLRQLEREFADLEVEQITEAEGFERALAAGGFGLVITDYQLMWIDGLEILRATKARWPDCPVVMFTGTGGEEIAVEAMKAGLDDYVLKSPRHFVRLRVAARSAVDRARQRRAVKEGEERYWRLFDGLPIGLYLSSPDGHAIDANPALAEMLGYPDRDSFLNCRMPDHYADPGDRARWIGRMERDGVVRDFEARLRRHDGATIWVRDSARAERGPDGEVHYYEGSLEDVTERKRAEAQLHLLESAIRNAGEGIVIVAIDGESPRVVFVNPAYCEMTGYEAKELLDRPPDVLAGPKTDPAEIARLREALAGGRATVGEAVCYRKDGSEFVLEWHLAPLRGQGGQVTHLVSIQRDVTEREAVSDQLRQAQKMEAVGRLAGGIAHDFNNILTVIGGYGEILRGAHLPDPTLRRHLDTIVAAAEHADALTRRLLAFSRKQLFEPRISNLNAIVTDMERLLHRLLGEDIHLAIDLDPRLANVRVDVGQIEQVVVNLAVNARDAMSRGGTLRIETANVAIEEASATSPAGLVPGSYARMTITDTGHGMDAETRGRIFEPFFTTKENGRGTGLGLATVKRIVRQSAGLIDVRSEPGRGAAFEILLPAVAGPAEPTGAAQVARPPGGSETVLVVEDEPAIRTLLTEILEEGGYRVMTAGRGQDAIDLLERSPGPVHLLLTDVVMPGMSGRDLADHVQPARPGLKALFISGYSPEEVSRRGVASSGSAFLQKPFSSGSLLRKVREVLDGP from the coding sequence ATGAGCGAGCGGTTCCGCGTGCTCCTGATCGACGACAACCCGGACGACCGGTCGCTGGTCCTGCGCCAGCTCGAGCGCGAGTTCGCCGATCTCGAGGTGGAGCAGATCACCGAGGCCGAGGGGTTCGAGCGCGCCCTGGCGGCCGGCGGGTTCGGCCTCGTGATCACGGACTACCAGCTCATGTGGATCGACGGCCTCGAGATCCTCCGCGCCACGAAGGCCCGGTGGCCGGATTGCCCCGTGGTGATGTTCACCGGCACGGGGGGGGAGGAGATCGCCGTCGAGGCGATGAAGGCCGGGCTGGACGACTACGTCCTGAAATCGCCTCGCCATTTCGTACGCCTCCGGGTCGCCGCCCGCTCCGCGGTGGACCGAGCGCGGCAGCGCCGAGCCGTGAAGGAGGGGGAGGAGCGCTACTGGCGCCTCTTCGACGGTCTCCCGATCGGGCTGTACCTGAGCTCGCCGGACGGCCACGCGATCGACGCGAACCCCGCGCTCGCGGAGATGCTGGGATACCCCGACCGGGACAGCTTCCTGAACTGCAGGATGCCGGACCATTACGCCGATCCGGGCGACCGCGCGCGGTGGATCGGGCGGATGGAGCGCGACGGGGTCGTCCGGGACTTCGAGGCCCGGCTCAGGCGGCACGACGGCGCCACCATCTGGGTCCGGGACTCGGCCCGCGCCGAGCGCGGGCCCGACGGCGAGGTCCACTACTACGAGGGCAGCCTCGAGGACGTGACCGAGAGGAAGCGGGCCGAGGCTCAGCTCCACCTGCTGGAATCCGCGATTCGCAACGCCGGCGAGGGAATCGTCATTGTCGCCATCGACGGCGAGAGTCCGCGGGTCGTGTTCGTGAACCCGGCCTACTGCGAGATGACCGGATACGAGGCGAAGGAACTGCTCGATCGCCCCCCCGACGTCCTGGCGGGCCCGAAGACCGACCCCGCGGAGATCGCCCGACTCCGGGAGGCGCTCGCCGGCGGCCGGGCGACGGTCGGCGAGGCGGTCTGCTACCGGAAGGACGGGAGCGAGTTCGTGCTCGAATGGCACCTCGCGCCCCTCCGCGGCCAGGGAGGCCAGGTCACCCACCTCGTCTCGATCCAGCGCGACGTGACCGAGCGCGAGGCGGTGTCGGACCAGCTCCGGCAGGCGCAGAAGATGGAGGCGGTCGGACGACTCGCGGGCGGGATCGCCCACGACTTCAACAACATCCTGACCGTCATCGGCGGCTACGGCGAGATCCTCCGCGGAGCCCACCTCCCCGATCCCACCCTGAGACGCCACCTCGACACCATCGTCGCCGCGGCGGAGCACGCGGACGCTCTGACGCGGCGCCTCCTGGCGTTCAGCCGGAAGCAGCTGTTCGAGCCGAGAATCTCGAATCTCAACGCGATCGTCACCGATATGGAGCGCCTCCTGCACCGTCTCCTGGGGGAGGACATCCATCTCGCCATCGACCTCGACCCCCGGCTCGCCAACGTGCGGGTGGACGTCGGGCAGATCGAGCAGGTGGTGGTCAACCTCGCGGTGAACGCCCGGGACGCGATGTCCCGGGGCGGGACGCTGCGGATCGAGACCGCGAACGTCGCGATCGAAGAGGCCTCCGCGACCTCCCCGGCCGGCCTCGTTCCGGGCTCCTACGCCAGGATGACCATCACCGACACGGGGCACGGGATGGACGCGGAGACGCGCGGGCGGATCTTCGAGCCGTTCTTCACCACCAAGGAAAACGGTCGCGGCACGGGTCTCGGGCTCGCCACGGTGAAGAGGATCGTCCGCCAGAGCGCGGGTCTTATCGACGTCCGCAGCGAGCCGGGGCGCGGCGCCGCGTTCGAGATCCTCCTCCCGGCCGTCGCGGGGCCGGCGGAGCCGACGGGAGCGGCTCAGGTCGCTCGACCGCCCGGCGGTTCGGAAACGGTGCTGGTGGTGGAGGACGAGCCCGCGATCCGCACGCTCCTCACCGAGATCCTCGAGGAGGGGGGCTACCGGGTCATGACGGCAGGGCGCGGGCAGGACGCGATCGACCTCCTCGAGCGGAGCCCCGGGCCGGTTCACCTGCTGCTGACCGACGTCGTGATGCCCGGAATGAGCGGCCGCGACCTCGCGGACCACGTGCAGCCGGCCCGGCCGGGCCTGAAGGCCCTGTTCATCTCCGGGTACTCCCCCGAAGAGGTGTCGCGACGCGGCGTCGCCTCGTCGGGCTCGGCGTTCCTCCAGAAGCCGTTCTCCTCGGGATCGCTCCTCCGTAAGGTCCGGGAGGTGCTCGACGGCCCGTGA